A genomic region of Clavibacter michiganensis subsp. insidiosus contains the following coding sequences:
- a CDS encoding amidohydrolase, whose translation MPLSDSTSPVRASASSVTAIVGGHVVPVDGAPIPGGTVLLRDGLVAAVGQGGDVDVPEGATVIDAAGSWVLPGFVEAHGHVGIHEEANGPAGNDTNEMTDPDMSSVRAIDAIDIDDEGFRDALKGGVTTIVVKPGSGNPIGGQSVAIKSWGGRTIDEQLVSDSVSVKSALGENPKRVYGAKDRTPSTRLGVAMVIRRAFRDAEDYRAARDHAAKEGKPFSRDLGKETLVRVLDGELAWDQHTHRHDDIATAIRLADEFGYRLVVNHGTEGDKIADVLAERGIPVIFGPMITSRSKVELRDRAVANLAALHRAGVLVAITTDAPVVPIDFLVHQASFAVKDGLPADVAIRAITANPAAILRLDHRVGALTPGLDADVVIWSGDPLDVQSRAEHVIIGGDTVYTWADGTGTTVERRTRFGA comes from the coding sequence ATGCCCCTCTCCGACAGCACGTCCCCCGTCCGCGCCTCCGCCTCCTCCGTCACCGCCATCGTCGGCGGCCACGTCGTCCCCGTCGACGGCGCGCCCATCCCCGGCGGCACCGTCCTCCTCCGCGACGGCCTCGTCGCCGCGGTCGGGCAGGGCGGAGACGTCGACGTGCCCGAGGGCGCGACCGTCATCGACGCTGCCGGCAGCTGGGTGCTCCCCGGCTTCGTCGAGGCGCACGGCCACGTCGGCATCCACGAGGAGGCCAACGGCCCGGCGGGCAACGACACCAACGAGATGACAGACCCGGACATGAGCTCGGTGCGCGCGATCGACGCCATCGACATCGACGACGAGGGCTTCCGCGACGCGCTCAAGGGCGGCGTCACGACCATCGTCGTCAAGCCCGGCTCCGGCAACCCGATCGGCGGCCAGTCCGTCGCGATCAAGTCGTGGGGCGGCCGCACGATCGACGAGCAGCTCGTCAGCGACTCCGTCAGCGTCAAGAGCGCGCTCGGCGAGAACCCCAAGCGCGTCTACGGCGCCAAGGACCGCACGCCGTCGACGCGCCTCGGCGTCGCCATGGTGATCCGCCGAGCGTTCCGCGACGCGGAGGACTACCGCGCCGCCCGCGACCACGCCGCGAAGGAGGGCAAGCCGTTCTCCCGCGACCTGGGCAAGGAGACGCTCGTCCGCGTGCTCGACGGCGAGCTCGCCTGGGACCAGCACACGCACCGCCACGACGACATCGCCACCGCGATCCGCCTCGCCGACGAGTTCGGCTACCGCCTGGTGGTCAACCACGGCACCGAGGGCGACAAGATCGCGGACGTGCTCGCCGAGCGCGGCATCCCGGTGATCTTCGGCCCGATGATCACCTCGCGCTCCAAGGTCGAGCTCCGCGACCGCGCCGTCGCCAACCTCGCGGCGCTGCACCGCGCGGGCGTCCTCGTCGCGATCACGACCGACGCGCCCGTGGTGCCGATCGACTTCCTGGTGCACCAGGCCTCCTTCGCGGTGAAGGACGGGCTGCCCGCCGACGTCGCCATCCGTGCCATCACGGCGAACCCGGCCGCGATCCTCCGCCTCGACCACCGCGTGGGCGCGCTCACGCCGGGCCTCGACGCCGACGTCGTGATCTGGTCGGGGGACCCGCTCGACGTCCAGTCCCGCGCCGAGCACGTCATCATCGGCGGCGACACGGTCTACACCTGGGCCGACGGCACGGGCACGACGGTCGAGCGCCGCACGCGCTTCGGCGCATGA
- a CDS encoding NUDIX hydrolase: MGIPDFIVSLRERIGTAPLWLSGVTAVILDGPRVLLVRRSDTGEWAPVTGILDPGEGPAVAAWREAEEETGVAVEVERLVAVGTTGEITYPNGDRASYLDLTFRCRYVSGEARVNDDESLEVAWWPVDALPDMSADFLARIRNALDDGPGTRFVRPGDDVPRPAGDARGPAA; the protein is encoded by the coding sequence ATGGGCATCCCCGACTTCATCGTCTCCCTCCGCGAGCGGATCGGCACCGCTCCCCTGTGGCTCTCGGGCGTCACCGCCGTGATCCTCGACGGGCCGCGCGTCCTCCTCGTCCGACGCAGCGACACCGGCGAGTGGGCGCCCGTGACGGGGATCCTCGATCCCGGCGAGGGGCCGGCCGTGGCCGCCTGGCGCGAGGCCGAGGAGGAGACCGGCGTGGCCGTGGAGGTGGAGCGGCTGGTGGCCGTCGGCACGACCGGCGAGATCACCTACCCCAACGGCGACCGCGCCAGCTACCTCGACCTGACGTTCCGCTGCCGCTACGTGTCGGGCGAGGCGCGCGTCAACGACGACGAGTCGCTCGAGGTCGCGTGGTGGCCGGTGGACGCGCTGCCGGACATGTCCGCCGACTTCCTCGCGCGGATCCGGAACGCGCTCGATGACGGACCCGGGACCCGCTTCGTGCGACCCGGCGACGACGTCCCGCGTCCGGCCGGCGACGCGCGGGGCCCTGCCGCCTGA
- the rpsT gene encoding 30S ribosomal protein S20, with protein sequence MANIKSQIKRIGTNKKAQERNKAVKSELKTAIRSVKTAIAAGDKDAAVKAVSLAGKKLDKAASKGVIHKNQAANRKGAIAKQVAKIG encoded by the coding sequence GTGGCAAACATCAAGTCGCAGATCAAGCGCATCGGCACCAACAAGAAGGCCCAGGAGCGCAACAAGGCCGTCAAGAGCGAGCTGAAGACGGCCATCCGCTCCGTCAAGACCGCCATCGCCGCGGGCGACAAGGACGCGGCCGTCAAGGCCGTCAGCCTCGCCGGCAAGAAGCTCGACAAGGCCGCCAGCAAGGGCGTCATCCACAAGAACCAGGCCGCGAACCGCAAGGGCGCGATCGCCAAGCAGGTCGCCAAGATCGGCTGA
- the holA gene encoding DNA polymerase III subunit delta translates to MATRTSRSTAAKPSAAIPQLPWDAVRPAPIVLVSGTEALLADRAMRRLRDILTAEDPRIEVSDIEADSYAPGELITLASPSLFAEPRLIRVVNVEKCSDQFLLDAVAYLDSPADDTYVVLRHAGGVRGKKLLDAVRAGTGGGIEIVCAELKKDSEKHDFAVAEFRAAKRSITPGAVRQLVAAFQDDVSELASACQQLISDTAHEITEVTVDQYYGGRVEINAFAVADAAIAGRSGEALVLLRHALTSGADPVPLIAAFAMKIRTMAKVSGVSGASGQLASKLGMAPWQVDRARRDLQLWDDAGLGRAIEALAEADAQVKGGGRDPVYSLERMVRTIASRGRD, encoded by the coding sequence ATGGCGACCAGGACGTCCCGCAGCACGGCCGCGAAGCCCTCCGCGGCCATCCCGCAGCTCCCGTGGGACGCGGTGCGGCCGGCGCCCATCGTCCTCGTGTCCGGCACCGAGGCCCTCCTCGCCGACCGGGCGATGCGACGCCTCCGCGACATCCTCACGGCGGAGGACCCCCGCATCGAGGTCTCGGACATCGAGGCCGACTCGTACGCGCCGGGCGAGCTCATCACGCTGGCGAGCCCGTCCCTCTTCGCCGAGCCGCGGCTCATCCGGGTCGTCAACGTGGAGAAGTGCTCGGACCAGTTCCTGCTCGACGCCGTGGCCTACCTCGACTCGCCGGCCGACGACACCTACGTGGTGCTCCGGCACGCCGGGGGAGTGCGCGGCAAGAAGCTCCTCGATGCCGTGCGCGCGGGCACCGGCGGCGGCATCGAGATCGTGTGCGCGGAGCTCAAGAAGGACAGCGAGAAGCACGACTTCGCCGTCGCCGAGTTCCGGGCAGCGAAGCGCTCCATCACGCCGGGTGCCGTGCGGCAGCTCGTCGCGGCGTTCCAGGACGACGTGAGCGAGCTCGCGTCGGCGTGCCAGCAGCTCATCTCCGACACGGCCCACGAGATCACCGAGGTCACGGTCGACCAGTACTACGGCGGCCGGGTCGAGATCAACGCCTTCGCGGTCGCGGACGCGGCGATCGCCGGCCGCAGCGGCGAGGCGCTCGTGCTGCTCCGGCATGCGCTCACCTCGGGCGCGGATCCGGTGCCCCTCATCGCGGCCTTCGCCATGAAGATCCGCACGATGGCGAAGGTGTCGGGCGTCTCCGGCGCGTCGGGCCAGCTCGCGTCGAAGCTCGGCATGGCGCCGTGGCAGGTCGACCGCGCCCGACGCGACCTGCAGCTGTGGGACGACGCGGGCCTCGGCCGGGCCATCGAGGCCCTCGCCGAAGCGGACGCGCAGGTCAAGGGCGGCGGGCGCGATCCCGTCTACTCGCTGGAGCGCATGGTGCGCACCATCGCCTCCCGCGGCCGCGACTGA
- a CDS encoding ComEC/Rec2 family competence protein encodes MTRRSGASGGSGGPRRWRSGAVDLRLAIPAAVGWSATALAIGVRGASAPSAVVAASVALVSAGIAVRSAVRARARSTATGPVHAERRVPRRRSPLGAEASAARFRRRAAVLAVASGLTAMLLGAAAAREPSRHPEILDAAAHADGTVVADAVVDEPPAPVASRSGSGSGRVDRVRIVAHLTAVHVGREAGGRTVDDTLLLPAPVPVVVFAAAGDPGDGPGRDRLGVGAVVRLTAAVRAADAGDRAAYLLLARGAPEPVGDPVGPFGIADGLRSGLAGAAADLGGPGAQLLPGLAIGDVSAVTPALAQTMKDSSLTHLTAVSGANCAVIVGLVLALAAAVGLRRPARAVAALAALGAFVILVTPQPSVLRAAVMAAVLIVSTASGRPSRGLPALSAAVVALLTGDPWLARDLGFALSVLATAGLLVLAPPLADRLSRRMPRRLAEALAIPVAAQVACQPVLLVLQPGLPVHGVLANVLAEPAAAPATIGGLVACVVLPVWPAAGGLVLRLAWLPASWIAAVASVTSRLPAGRVPWAAGPVGVIALAVAIALVVAVVALGRPAAPRRPPDAVAGPGDVAPGG; translated from the coding sequence GTGACGCGGAGGTCAGGGGCTTCCGGCGGCTCGGGCGGCCCCAGGCGATGGCGGTCGGGTGCGGTCGACCTCCGACTGGCGATCCCGGCAGCCGTCGGCTGGTCGGCCACCGCGCTCGCGATCGGCGTCCGCGGGGCGTCCGCGCCGTCGGCCGTCGTCGCCGCGTCGGTGGCGCTGGTGTCCGCCGGGATCGCCGTCCGGTCGGCGGTGCGCGCGCGGGCACGATCCACCGCGACGGGTCCCGTGCACGCCGAGCGGCGCGTCCCCCGTCGGCGGTCACCGCTTGGGGCGGAGGCGTCGGCGGCCCGGTTCCGCCGGCGTGCGGCCGTGCTGGCGGTCGCCTCCGGGTTGACGGCCATGCTCCTCGGGGCCGCCGCCGCCCGGGAGCCGTCGCGCCACCCGGAGATCCTGGACGCCGCCGCGCACGCGGACGGCACGGTGGTCGCGGACGCCGTCGTCGATGAGCCTCCCGCCCCGGTCGCCTCGCGCTCGGGGAGCGGCTCCGGCCGCGTCGACCGGGTGCGGATCGTCGCGCACCTCACCGCGGTCCACGTCGGCCGCGAGGCGGGCGGGCGGACGGTGGACGACACGCTGCTGCTGCCGGCCCCGGTGCCCGTCGTGGTCTTCGCCGCTGCCGGCGACCCCGGCGATGGTCCCGGGCGGGATCGACTGGGCGTGGGGGCCGTCGTGCGGCTGACCGCCGCCGTCCGGGCCGCGGATGCTGGTGATCGCGCGGCCTACCTCCTCCTCGCGCGCGGCGCACCCGAGCCCGTGGGCGATCCCGTCGGCCCGTTCGGGATCGCCGACGGCCTCCGCTCCGGCCTCGCCGGCGCCGCCGCCGACCTCGGCGGACCGGGGGCGCAGCTGCTGCCCGGGCTCGCGATCGGCGACGTGTCGGCGGTGACGCCCGCCCTCGCGCAGACCATGAAGGACAGCTCGCTCACGCACCTCACGGCCGTCTCCGGCGCGAACTGCGCGGTCATCGTGGGGCTCGTGCTCGCGCTGGCGGCCGCCGTCGGGCTCCGGCGACCGGCGCGAGCGGTCGCGGCGCTGGCGGCCCTTGGCGCGTTCGTGATCCTGGTGACCCCGCAGCCCAGCGTGCTGCGCGCCGCCGTCATGGCCGCCGTGCTCATCGTCTCCACCGCGTCCGGCCGGCCCTCCCGCGGCCTGCCCGCCCTCTCCGCGGCCGTGGTCGCCCTGCTCACGGGTGATCCTTGGCTGGCCCGCGACCTCGGCTTCGCCCTGAGCGTGCTGGCGACGGCCGGGCTCCTCGTGCTCGCGCCGCCGCTCGCGGACCGCCTGTCGCGCCGCATGCCGCGCCGCTTGGCCGAGGCGCTCGCGATCCCGGTCGCCGCGCAGGTGGCGTGCCAGCCGGTGCTCCTCGTGCTGCAACCCGGCCTGCCCGTGCACGGCGTGCTCGCCAACGTCCTCGCCGAGCCCGCCGCCGCCCCCGCCACCATCGGCGGGCTCGTCGCCTGCGTCGTCCTGCCCGTCTGGCCGGCGGCGGGCGGTCTCGTGCTGCGGCTGGCGTGGCTGCCCGCATCGTGGATCGCCGCGGTCGCGTCCGTCACGTCGCGTCTCCCCGCGGGCCGCGTGCCCTGGGCAGCCGGGCCCGTCGGCGTCATCGCCCTCGCGGTCGCGATCGCCCTGGTCGTCGCGGTGGTCGCGCTCGGTCGACCCGCAGCGCCGCGACGACCTCCGGACGCCGTCGCGGGGCCGGGCGACGTCGCCCCCGGCGGCTAA
- a CDS encoding ComEA family DNA-binding protein, with the protein MRPLRRPGPEATEQPAWTDDGSVTDSAWPSDAVRPWRERSDVEPRDEEPVDEEPLIDDVPASRARADARPLPGQRVRVRLRVGVGAAAVLVGAALVVTILVTAVQSAGDASPTAPAAARPSSAAHASTGSDPSDGPAHADAAGDAGDAGTAGAGDADGGGGGSADGARTPIYVHVVGAVVSPGLFPLAPGSRVVDALAAAHGFADGADTAGVNLARVLSDGEQLVVPRQGETPTAAPAGAAGGGAGSASPSAPVDLNTATAEQLETLPRVGPSLAARIIAWRSAHGRFARVADLGRVPGIGDRTLASLTPLVRV; encoded by the coding sequence ATGCGCCCCCTCCGCCGTCCCGGACCCGAAGCCACCGAGCAGCCGGCATGGACGGACGACGGCTCGGTGACCGACTCCGCCTGGCCCTCGGACGCCGTGCGGCCGTGGCGTGAGCGATCCGACGTGGAGCCACGCGACGAGGAGCCGGTCGACGAGGAGCCGCTCATCGACGACGTCCCCGCGTCCCGCGCACGCGCCGACGCGCGTCCGCTGCCCGGTCAGCGGGTGCGCGTCCGGCTCCGCGTCGGCGTCGGGGCAGCGGCCGTGCTGGTCGGCGCCGCGCTCGTGGTGACGATCCTCGTGACCGCAGTCCAGTCGGCCGGCGACGCCTCCCCGACGGCGCCCGCCGCCGCGCGTCCGAGCTCGGCGGCGCACGCGAGCACGGGTTCCGACCCATCGGACGGTCCCGCGCACGCTGATGCGGCCGGCGACGCCGGGGACGCGGGCACAGCCGGCGCGGGCGACGCGGACGGCGGGGGAGGCGGATCCGCGGACGGCGCGCGGACGCCCATCTACGTGCACGTGGTCGGCGCGGTCGTCTCCCCGGGGCTGTTCCCGCTGGCTCCGGGCAGCCGCGTCGTCGACGCCCTCGCCGCCGCGCACGGCTTCGCCGACGGCGCCGACACCGCGGGCGTGAACCTGGCGCGCGTCCTCTCCGACGGCGAGCAGCTCGTCGTCCCGCGCCAGGGGGAGACGCCGACGGCGGCCCCGGCAGGAGCGGCCGGCGGCGGCGCCGGGAGCGCGAGCCCGTCCGCACCGGTCGACCTCAACACCGCCACGGCGGAGCAGCTGGAGACGCTCCCGCGCGTCGGCCCGTCCCTCGCCGCGCGCATCATCGCCTGGCGCTCCGCGCACGGTCGCTTCGCGCGCGTCGCCGACCTGGGACGGGTCCCGGGCATCGGCGACCGCACGCTCGCGTCGCTCACCCCGCTGGTGCGGGTGTGA
- the leuS gene encoding leucine--tRNA ligase, giving the protein MAHETPDTPGDTYDFRAIEAEWSAVWEREQPFRTPDASDSRPRKYILDMFPYPSGDLHMGHAEAFALGDAVARYWRQQGFNVLHPIGWDSFGLPAENAAIKRGVDPREWTYANIDQQKRSMKRYGLSFDWERELHTSDPEYYQWNQWLFLKMHEKGLAYRKDSWVNWDPVDQTVLANEQVLPDGTSDRSGAVVVKKKLTQWYLRITDYADRLVDDLNQLEGTWPAKVISMQRNWIGRSIGAEVDFVVEGRDEPVTVFTTRPDTLHGATFMVVAPDSDLAAELVEGASEEIREDFRGYLERTQRLNEIERSTTDRPKTGIPLGRTAINPVNGERIPVWAADYVLADYGTGAVMAVPAHDQRDLDFARAFDLPVRVVVDTTQPVTGAIRIIPEDGELPDLEEVLPGRTGVALPGEGRLINSGALNGLSKQPAIKRVIEQLEAEGRGRAAKSFRLRDWLISRQRFWGTPIPIVYDAEGREIRVPEDQLPVRLPGTEGLDLTPKGKSPLAAATEWSNVPSPVDGSPATRDPDTMDTFMDSSWYWLRFLSPNDATKAFDPADADRWAPIDQYVGGVEHAILHLLYARFITKVLFDLGYVTFTEPFSALLNQGMVLSGGSKMSKSKGGVDLGSEMDRHGVDAIRLTMAFAGPPEDDIDWEDVSPSGSAKFLARAWRLTGDITSAPEVEWKTGDEALRRVTHRFLAEAPGMLEAFKFNVVVARTMELVNAIRKTIDQGPGGGDAAVREATEVVAIALSLFAPYTAEDMWKRLGREGSVAFAGWRKAERNLLVVNTVTAVVQVDGKVRDKLEVDAKIGADELEALARETAGVKRSTAGRTIDKVIVRAPKIVSITTTPAR; this is encoded by the coding sequence TTGGCACACGAGACACCCGACACCCCCGGCGACACCTACGACTTCCGCGCCATCGAGGCCGAGTGGTCGGCGGTCTGGGAGCGCGAGCAGCCGTTCCGCACGCCGGACGCGAGCGACAGCCGCCCGCGCAAGTACATCCTCGACATGTTCCCGTACCCCTCGGGCGACCTGCACATGGGCCACGCCGAGGCGTTCGCGCTCGGCGACGCGGTCGCGCGCTACTGGCGCCAGCAGGGCTTCAACGTCCTCCACCCCATCGGCTGGGACTCGTTCGGCCTGCCCGCCGAGAACGCCGCCATCAAGCGCGGGGTCGACCCGCGCGAGTGGACCTACGCCAACATCGACCAGCAGAAGCGGTCGATGAAGCGCTACGGCCTCTCCTTCGACTGGGAGCGCGAGCTCCACACGAGCGACCCCGAGTACTACCAGTGGAACCAGTGGCTGTTCCTCAAGATGCACGAGAAGGGCCTCGCCTACCGGAAGGACAGCTGGGTCAACTGGGACCCGGTGGACCAGACCGTGCTCGCCAACGAGCAGGTGCTGCCCGACGGCACGTCCGACCGCTCGGGCGCCGTCGTCGTCAAGAAGAAGCTCACGCAGTGGTACCTGCGCATCACCGACTACGCCGACCGCCTCGTCGACGACCTCAACCAGCTCGAGGGCACCTGGCCCGCCAAGGTCATCAGCATGCAGCGCAACTGGATCGGCCGCTCCATCGGCGCCGAGGTCGACTTCGTCGTCGAGGGCCGCGACGAGCCCGTCACGGTCTTCACCACGCGTCCCGACACGCTGCACGGCGCAACCTTCATGGTCGTCGCGCCCGACAGCGACCTGGCCGCGGAGCTCGTCGAGGGCGCGTCCGAGGAGATCCGCGAGGACTTCCGCGGCTACCTCGAGCGCACGCAGCGCCTCAACGAGATCGAGCGCTCCACGACCGACCGCCCCAAGACCGGCATCCCGCTCGGGCGCACGGCGATCAACCCGGTCAACGGGGAGCGGATCCCCGTCTGGGCCGCCGACTACGTGCTCGCCGACTACGGCACGGGCGCGGTCATGGCCGTGCCCGCGCACGACCAGCGCGACCTCGACTTCGCGCGCGCCTTCGACCTGCCGGTGCGCGTCGTGGTCGACACGACGCAGCCCGTCACGGGTGCGATCCGCATCATCCCCGAGGACGGCGAGCTGCCCGACCTCGAGGAGGTGCTGCCCGGGCGCACGGGCGTGGCGCTCCCCGGCGAGGGCCGCCTCATCAACTCCGGCGCGCTGAACGGCCTGAGCAAGCAGCCGGCCATCAAGCGCGTCATCGAGCAGCTGGAGGCGGAGGGCCGCGGCCGCGCCGCCAAGAGCTTCCGCCTGCGCGACTGGCTCATCTCGCGCCAGCGCTTCTGGGGCACGCCCATCCCCATCGTCTACGACGCCGAGGGCCGTGAGATCCGCGTCCCGGAGGACCAGCTGCCCGTCCGCCTGCCGGGCACCGAGGGCCTCGACCTCACGCCGAAGGGCAAGTCGCCGCTCGCCGCCGCCACGGAGTGGTCGAACGTGCCGAGCCCGGTCGACGGCAGCCCCGCCACGCGCGACCCCGACACCATGGACACGTTCATGGACAGCTCCTGGTACTGGCTGCGCTTCCTGTCGCCGAACGACGCCACGAAGGCGTTCGACCCGGCCGACGCCGACCGCTGGGCGCCCATCGACCAGTACGTGGGCGGCGTGGAGCACGCGATCCTGCACCTGCTGTACGCGCGCTTCATCACCAAGGTCCTGTTCGACCTGGGCTACGTCACCTTCACCGAGCCGTTCAGCGCGCTGCTCAACCAGGGCATGGTGCTCTCCGGCGGCAGCAAGATGTCGAAGAGCAAGGGCGGGGTCGACCTCGGGAGCGAGATGGACCGCCACGGCGTCGACGCCATCCGCCTGACCATGGCGTTCGCCGGCCCGCCGGAGGACGACATCGACTGGGAGGACGTCTCCCCGTCCGGATCCGCGAAGTTCCTGGCGCGCGCCTGGCGGCTCACGGGCGACATCACGAGCGCCCCCGAGGTGGAGTGGAAGACGGGGGACGAGGCGCTGCGCCGCGTCACCCACCGCTTCCTCGCCGAGGCGCCCGGCATGCTCGAGGCGTTCAAGTTCAACGTCGTCGTCGCGCGCACGATGGAGCTCGTCAACGCCATCCGCAAGACCATCGACCAGGGCCCGGGCGGCGGCGACGCGGCGGTGCGCGAGGCCACCGAGGTCGTCGCCATCGCCCTGAGCCTGTTCGCGCCCTACACGGCGGAGGACATGTGGAAGCGCCTCGGCCGCGAGGGCTCGGTCGCGTTCGCGGGCTGGCGCAAGGCGGAGCGCAACCTGCTCGTCGTGAACACGGTCACGGCCGTGGTGCAGGTCGACGGCAAGGTGCGCGACAAGCTCGAGGTCGACGCGAAGATCGGCGCCGACGAGCTCGAGGCGCTCGCGCGCGAGACGGCGGGCGTCAAGCGGTCCACCGCGGGACGCACGATCGACAAGGTCATCGTGCGCGCGCCGAAGATCGTGAGCATCACCACCACGCCCGCGCGCTGA